One Ferrimicrobium acidiphilum DSM 19497 DNA segment encodes these proteins:
- a CDS encoding ABC transporter ATP-binding protein translates to MASITLEQVNKMYPGGYHAIKDLNLDIADGELMVLVGPSGCGKTTTLRMVAGLEEITSGTLRIGGKVVNALEPKDRDIAMVFQNYALYPHMTVAENIGFALRLQNLPKPTIAQRIHDASDILGITDILTKKPRQLSGGQRQRVAMGRAIVREPSIFLMDEPLSNLDAKLRVKMRAEVKLIQKRLGVATIYVTHDQMEAMTLGDRVAVLRNGELLQCTTPHELYFNPVNTFVATFIGSPAMNLFEAVIDYSSASLLVGSQKIELSNDTMKRFSGATRVTLGIRPEHFFLEDLPNSSGLVVDVKLIEELGYERLVHFDIDAKRVWGEGESEESLDDIYGGRTARIVGDTDLKPDDKVTLHFKQSDLYLFDVDTGSLLH, encoded by the coding sequence ATGGCGTCCATCACTCTGGAACAGGTCAACAAGATGTATCCGGGAGGCTATCATGCAATTAAAGACCTCAACCTTGACATTGCCGATGGCGAGCTTATGGTCCTCGTCGGTCCGTCGGGCTGTGGCAAGACAACGACGCTTCGGATGGTAGCCGGCCTTGAAGAAATTACCTCCGGCACACTGCGAATCGGCGGTAAGGTCGTCAACGCGTTAGAGCCAAAAGATCGCGATATCGCTATGGTGTTTCAGAACTATGCCCTCTACCCCCATATGACTGTCGCAGAGAACATTGGGTTTGCTCTTCGTCTCCAAAATTTACCCAAACCTACCATTGCACAGAGAATTCACGACGCATCCGATATTCTCGGTATTACCGATATTCTAACCAAGAAGCCTCGGCAGCTCTCCGGCGGGCAACGACAGCGTGTTGCAATGGGGAGGGCAATTGTAAGGGAGCCGAGTATATTTCTGATGGACGAACCTCTCTCAAACCTAGATGCGAAGCTGCGAGTAAAGATGCGCGCTGAGGTCAAGCTCATTCAAAAGAGGCTCGGAGTGGCAACGATTTATGTGACCCACGATCAGATGGAGGCGATGACGCTAGGTGATCGAGTAGCCGTTCTGCGCAATGGAGAACTACTCCAGTGCACTACCCCGCATGAACTCTACTTCAACCCAGTTAATACCTTTGTTGCGACCTTTATAGGGTCACCAGCAATGAATCTTTTCGAAGCCGTTATAGACTACTCCTCTGCATCGTTGCTGGTAGGGTCGCAAAAGATCGAGCTATCAAACGACACCATGAAGAGATTCTCAGGTGCAACCAGAGTAACACTTGGAATCCGTCCGGAACACTTCTTCCTTGAGGATCTGCCGAACTCGTCCGGGCTGGTCGTCGATGTGAAGCTCATCGAAGAACTGGGCTACGAACGGTTGGTACACTTTGATATCGATGCGAAACGGGTTTGGGGGGAAGGTGAGAGTGAAGAATCCCTCGATGACATCTATGGCGGCAGAACCGCCCGCATCGTAGGAGATACCGATCTCAAGCCAGATGACAAAGTCACGCTACATTTCAAACAGTCAGACCTATATCTATTCGACGTTGACACTGGTTCGTTGCTCCATTGA
- a CDS encoding alpha-amylase family glycosyl hydrolase, whose amino-acid sequence MPNIAHPTWLRNATIYQIYVRSFADSNADGYGDIDGVIEHLPYIESLGVDAIWMSPIMPSPNHDWGYDVSDYYSVAGDYGGIDALQRLIRAASKASLKVILDLVPNHTSSEHPWFKSARSDRNSHYRDYYVWADPSITGGPPNNWLDATGGSAWSYDTHSKQYYLHNFLPTQPDLNWWNPLVHEEFQKILRFWFDLGIDGFRIDVAHGIYKDQLLRDDPVANPGQNRHFEHFGLAETYSKNRPEVHALYRNWRQLAASYQPPKVLIGETWVSDLDTLVSFYGNNDELDLAMNFPFTFSDFSSRSLAPLVTETLDKLTNGAHCCWAASNHDISRFPTRWSADDDTRIRSALILLTTLPGTLILYYGDELGLGDSIIDDHFLQDEMTSASTASFRRDYARRPMPWNGSRQHGFTRGTPWLPFGQVTTSVETQLADEHSILNLTRRLLSLRNTIASSNLATLYLDDLSWSYKVDKLEVHINFSDQSIQRHTDGGVLIDNRGLERSISAGENTIEPFSAFIVRRS is encoded by the coding sequence GTGCCCAACATTGCTCACCCAACTTGGCTCAGAAATGCGACCATCTATCAAATTTACGTCCGCTCGTTTGCTGACTCAAACGCCGATGGATATGGGGATATAGATGGGGTGATCGAGCATCTGCCATACATCGAAAGCCTTGGAGTTGACGCCATCTGGATGTCACCAATAATGCCTAGCCCAAATCACGACTGGGGCTACGACGTAAGTGACTACTACTCAGTTGCAGGCGATTACGGCGGGATAGACGCGCTGCAGCGACTCATCCGAGCGGCGTCTAAGGCGTCGCTTAAAGTAATCCTCGACCTCGTCCCCAATCACACGAGTTCCGAGCACCCCTGGTTTAAGTCGGCACGTTCTGACCGTAACTCACACTACCGCGACTATTACGTGTGGGCCGATCCTTCAATCACTGGCGGACCCCCGAACAACTGGCTAGACGCCACCGGTGGATCCGCTTGGTCCTATGACACTCACTCTAAGCAATATTATCTCCATAACTTCCTCCCAACGCAACCCGATCTCAATTGGTGGAACCCCCTGGTTCACGAGGAGTTTCAGAAGATATTGCGATTCTGGTTTGACTTGGGGATCGATGGATTCCGGATCGACGTTGCCCATGGAATCTACAAAGACCAGCTGCTCCGCGATGATCCTGTAGCCAACCCAGGTCAAAATCGCCACTTTGAACACTTCGGATTGGCAGAAACTTACTCTAAAAATCGTCCCGAAGTGCACGCCCTCTATCGAAATTGGCGGCAACTAGCGGCCTCATATCAACCGCCAAAGGTGTTGATAGGTGAGACATGGGTCAGCGATCTCGATACGCTGGTCAGCTTCTACGGCAACAACGACGAGCTCGACCTCGCGATGAACTTTCCGTTTACCTTCTCCGATTTCAGCTCACGCAGCCTAGCACCCCTCGTAACAGAGACGCTTGATAAACTAACCAACGGTGCCCACTGCTGTTGGGCTGCGTCAAATCACGACATCTCGCGCTTCCCGACTCGATGGTCAGCAGATGATGACACAAGAATTCGGAGTGCACTCATACTCCTCACCACACTGCCAGGCACGCTAATCCTCTACTATGGTGACGAACTCGGGCTAGGCGATTCTATTATCGACGACCACTTCCTCCAGGACGAGATGACCTCTGCCTCGACGGCGAGCTTCAGGAGAGATTATGCTCGTCGTCCGATGCCGTGGAATGGTAGTCGGCAGCATGGCTTCACACGGGGTACTCCATGGCTTCCCTTTGGCCAGGTCACCACCAGCGTAGAGACACAGCTCGCTGATGAACACTCAATCTTGAACCTCACCCGAAGGTTGTTATCGCTTCGCAACACGATCGCTTCTTCTAACCTCGCAACCCTTTATCTCGATGATCTCTCGTGGAGTTACAAGGTCGACAAGTTGGAGGTTCACATAAATTTTAGTGACCAGAGTATTCAGCGACACACCGACGGTGGTGTACTTATCGACAATCGAGGATTGGAACGATCTATATCCGCTGGCGAAAATACTATCGAACCGTTTAGTGCCTTCATCGTCCGCAGGTCATAG
- a CDS encoding carbohydrate ABC transporter permease: protein MKFHTKTGLKKWFNLLNASVLLVVLFVALPLYWLIASSFKTNSGIGASPPQYFPNPLSIANYQSAFVHYDFGIYFRNSLIVAISATILVLAIGSLAGYALARLPIRGKTAIMVVLLMISLFPEIAVVSPLYLLMHNLGWIDSYEVLIVPYTAFNLPFAIWIMRNYFLGIPREMEESARVDGASPLRTYWSIILPQALPGIFTAGIFTFTACWTEFLMALTFDNSNSYRTIPVGIALFGSPNVIPYGTIFAASVVAVVPIGILVFVFRRFVVSGLTSGAVKG, encoded by the coding sequence ATGAAGTTCCACACCAAAACCGGCCTCAAGAAATGGTTCAACTTACTCAATGCATCAGTGCTGCTCGTAGTACTCTTCGTAGCACTCCCACTGTATTGGCTAATAGCTTCGAGCTTTAAGACAAATTCAGGAATTGGAGCGAGTCCGCCACAATATTTTCCAAACCCGCTCAGTATCGCGAACTATCAGTCAGCGTTTGTCCACTACGACTTCGGCATCTATTTTAGAAACTCCCTCATCGTCGCAATCAGTGCAACCATTCTGGTTCTGGCGATCGGATCGCTAGCCGGATACGCGCTAGCAAGGTTGCCGATACGAGGCAAGACAGCCATCATGGTCGTGCTCTTGATGATCTCACTCTTTCCAGAGATCGCCGTTGTCTCTCCTCTCTACCTACTGATGCACAACCTTGGTTGGATAGATAGCTACGAGGTGCTGATCGTTCCGTACACAGCGTTCAATCTCCCGTTCGCAATCTGGATAATGAGGAATTACTTTCTAGGGATTCCCAGGGAGATGGAGGAGAGCGCTCGCGTGGACGGAGCATCGCCTCTGCGCACCTACTGGTCGATCATCCTTCCCCAGGCGCTGCCCGGCATTTTTACAGCCGGCATCTTTACCTTCACTGCATGTTGGACCGAGTTCCTTATGGCGTTGACATTTGATAACTCCAATAGCTACCGCACCATACCGGTGGGGATAGCGCTCTTTGGCTCACCCAACGTGATTCCCTATGGCACCATCTTTGCTGCAAGTGTGGTAGCCGTCGTCCCGATCGGCATTCTCGTCTTCGTATTCAGGAGATTTGTGGTCTCAGGCCTTACCTCCGGTGCGGTCAAAGGTTAG
- a CDS encoding carbohydrate ABC transporter permease: protein MTQNNQIGDTAPHGERRGAKDHRRRTTRIGWAFSSPALVVVGAVTIFPIVFSVVLSLANVTVTGNGFQLAGFTFSNYSQIFHASVWRYALFFTVFYTVVTVAVEVVLGTLVGLVLERLTKGRGLMMALLLIPWSMITVISAELWQYIFDGTYGVMQAIFSALGLGQPQFLGTPTSAIISMMVADIWKTTPFVAIIVIAGLVMLPQEVFEAAAVDGAGSWTTFWRVTLPLLRPTIALAVLFRILQAFGIFDLPFVLTGGGPGTATTSLAVLSYRVMFQNLNYGAGNAIAVSASALVLIGCLLFLKVFRAQVSDA, encoded by the coding sequence CGGAGGGGTGCCAAGGATCATCGGAGACGCACCACCCGCATCGGTTGGGCGTTCTCGTCTCCGGCACTCGTCGTCGTCGGAGCAGTTACCATCTTTCCGATAGTGTTCTCGGTGGTTCTCAGCTTGGCCAACGTAACGGTTACCGGCAATGGGTTCCAACTCGCTGGATTCACATTCTCGAACTACAGCCAGATATTTCACGCCTCGGTATGGCGGTATGCATTATTTTTCACCGTCTTTTATACCGTGGTGACGGTGGCCGTGGAAGTTGTGCTTGGCACTCTGGTTGGCCTCGTGCTTGAGCGCCTTACCAAAGGTCGTGGACTGATGATGGCCCTCTTACTGATCCCTTGGTCGATGATAACCGTTATCTCCGCCGAGCTCTGGCAGTATATATTTGACGGCACCTATGGGGTAATGCAGGCCATCTTTTCGGCGCTTGGTTTGGGACAACCTCAATTTCTTGGCACCCCAACATCGGCAATCATCTCGATGATGGTAGCCGATATATGGAAGACGACGCCCTTCGTCGCTATTATCGTTATAGCCGGCCTCGTCATGCTTCCTCAAGAAGTCTTCGAGGCCGCAGCCGTCGATGGTGCCGGCTCATGGACGACCTTTTGGAGAGTAACCCTTCCCCTGCTTAGGCCGACTATCGCCTTGGCTGTTCTGTTTCGGATCCTCCAGGCCTTCGGGATATTTGATCTTCCCTTTGTTTTGACTGGGGGTGGACCAGGCACTGCAACTACGTCGCTCGCTGTGTTGAGCTATCGTGTAATGTTCCAAAATCTCAATTATGGTGCCGGCAATGCGATTGCAGTTAGCGCCAGCGCTCTCGTGCTGATTGGCTGCCTGCTGTTCTTGAAGGTCTTCCGCGCTCAGGTGAGTGACGCGTAA